From a region of the Pseudodesulfovibrio senegalensis genome:
- a CDS encoding TrmH family RNA methyltransferase, whose translation MNIPVTQRRRERIEQVLAKRQPDLTLVMDNIWDPHNVSAVLRSCDAFGVHEVQLYYTTSPWPDLGKRTSASAKKWVRRIRHNDGPGMIQSLRDRGYQILRTGFSETARPVMAFDYTIPTAIILSNEHDGTAPELAELVSDEVYIPMQGMVQSFNVSVAAAIILYQAFLQRNEAGMYDSPRFDDDEFRALCKDWYSR comes from the coding sequence ATGAACATACCAGTGACACAACGGCGCAGGGAGCGCATTGAACAGGTGTTGGCCAAGCGGCAGCCCGACCTGACTCTTGTCATGGATAATATATGGGATCCGCACAATGTTTCCGCGGTGTTGCGCAGTTGCGACGCATTCGGAGTCCACGAAGTCCAGTTGTATTATACAACGTCGCCGTGGCCGGATCTTGGCAAGCGCACCTCGGCTTCGGCAAAGAAATGGGTCCGGAGGATTCGTCATAACGACGGCCCGGGCATGATCCAATCCCTGCGCGACAGGGGGTATCAGATATTGCGCACCGGGTTTTCGGAAACGGCCCGGCCGGTCATGGCTTTCGATTACACGATCCCCACGGCCATCATCCTGAGCAACGAACACGACGGAACCGCGCCCGAGCTTGCGGAATTGGTTTCCGATGAAGTATACATTCCCATGCAGGGAATGGTGCAGAGCTTCAATGTGTCCGTTGCAGCGGCTATCATTTTGTATCAGGCCTTTTTGCAGCGCAACGAAGCCGGGATGTATGACTCCCCGCGTTTCGACGACGATGAGTTCCGGGCGCTCTGCAAGGATTGGTACAGTCGATGA
- a CDS encoding response regulator, producing the protein MRALIVEDEFLSRKVLRSFLMSLFEIDIVVNGKEAVDAFKLAHSEGNPYSLILMDIMMPEVDGIEALEQIRTLERDEKLSPRVKVVMTSALDDPKTVIKSFHEGEASGYIVKPVDKDKLFVELEKLGLLKE; encoded by the coding sequence ATGCGGGCCCTGATAGTCGAAGATGAATTCCTGAGCAGAAAAGTCTTGCGGTCCTTTCTTATGAGCCTTTTCGAGATAGACATCGTTGTCAACGGCAAGGAGGCGGTTGACGCTTTCAAGCTGGCCCACAGCGAGGGAAATCCATATTCACTCATCCTCATGGACATCATGATGCCAGAGGTGGACGGAATCGAGGCTCTGGAACAGATTCGCACCCTGGAGCGGGATGAAAAACTGAGCCCACGGGTCAAGGTAGTCATGACCTCGGCCCTGGACGATCCGAAAACCGTGATCAAATCGTTTCACGAAGGCGAGGCATCCGGATATATCGTCAAACCCGTGGATAAGGACAAGCTCTTCGTCGAACTCGAAAAACTGGGGTTGCTCAAGGAGTAA
- a CDS encoding ABC transporter substrate-binding protein has translation MIRMRVAILFLVAILPIMVGEARAHTVVTDSVGRTIAVPKPFTRIISLYGAHTENICSLGRANALIGISRSDDYPAQITTRPRFNARDGIERFLAARPDLVLVRPMHWRAYPALWQGLEKAGVTVAALQPMGMKATYDYWRTLGTLTGARQQAESMVTNFKTRLADLKKATETIPMQQRPTVFFESIHRKLSTFSPDSTAMFALAAAGGINAAQDATPRHGTNIAEYGAERIIAHGADIDVYLAQTGTMNRTSSADIKQTPGFAAVKAVREGRVYTVSEDIVSRPTMRLLEGIATLRSLLRLPAKTEQ, from the coding sequence ATGATCCGTATGCGCGTGGCAATTCTTTTTCTGGTGGCCATACTGCCGATCATGGTCGGAGAGGCACGTGCGCACACCGTGGTCACGGACTCCGTGGGCAGAACAATCGCCGTGCCCAAGCCGTTTACACGCATCATCTCCCTGTACGGCGCACACACGGAAAATATCTGCTCGCTGGGACGCGCAAACGCGCTCATCGGCATATCGCGCAGCGACGACTATCCGGCGCAAATCACCACGCGGCCGCGCTTCAACGCCCGCGACGGCATCGAACGCTTTCTGGCCGCCCGGCCCGACCTCGTGCTGGTGCGGCCCATGCATTGGCGTGCCTATCCGGCATTATGGCAAGGACTGGAAAAAGCGGGCGTGACCGTGGCCGCGCTCCAGCCCATGGGCATGAAGGCCACCTACGACTACTGGCGAACCCTCGGCACGCTTACCGGGGCAAGGCAACAAGCCGAATCCATGGTCACAAACTTCAAGACCCGGCTGGCCGATTTGAAAAAAGCCACTGAAACAATCCCCATGCAACAGCGGCCCACAGTCTTTTTCGAATCCATCCACCGCAAGCTGAGCACTTTTTCACCGGATTCCACGGCCATGTTCGCCCTTGCCGCGGCCGGAGGCATCAACGCGGCACAGGATGCAACGCCGAGACATGGCACCAACATCGCCGAATACGGTGCCGAACGGATCATCGCCCACGGCGCGGATATCGACGTGTATCTGGCCCAGACCGGAACCATGAACAGGACTTCATCAGCGGACATAAAACAAACGCCCGGGTTCGCAGCGGTCAAGGCCGTGCGCGAAGGACGAGTATATACGGTCAGCGAGGACATCGTGTCGCGCCCCACCATGCGGCTGCTTGAAGGCATCGCCACTCTGCGCTCCCTGCTGCGCCTGCCCGCCAAGACCGAACAATGA
- a CDS encoding sirohydrochlorin cobaltochelatase — protein MNNAIILASYGSRHQNSVAALDHMVERVRTAWPGVPVLKAYTSRTIRGRMTRAGEQADSVAEALQRLLQLNVRRVAVQSLHMIPGSEFHDLLPLASKFMLRENGFERVEVGFPLLAGEEDIEQVAGAILSVLPAHRKKREAVLLMGHGTLHPGNVYYEGLHHCIQLRDPDVFVGALEAEPGIEKIRDTLLERGVEKAFLLPFLFGAGHHASKDMVGKADHSWKNVLERAGIACEAVLKGAGEYDVLADIWLAHLDEAMKRLDRR, from the coding sequence ATGAATAACGCCATAATACTTGCCTCGTATGGTTCGCGCCACCAAAACTCGGTGGCCGCACTCGACCATATGGTCGAACGCGTCCGGACCGCATGGCCGGGCGTACCCGTACTCAAAGCCTACACATCCCGGACAATACGCGGACGCATGACTCGAGCAGGCGAACAGGCCGACTCCGTGGCCGAAGCACTGCAACGGTTACTGCAGCTGAATGTGCGGCGCGTGGCCGTGCAGTCCCTGCACATGATCCCGGGCTCGGAATTTCACGACCTGCTGCCACTGGCCAGCAAGTTCATGCTGCGCGAAAACGGCTTTGAACGCGTGGAGGTGGGCTTTCCCCTGCTGGCCGGGGAAGAGGACATCGAACAGGTGGCCGGGGCCATACTCTCGGTGCTGCCCGCGCACAGGAAAAAACGCGAGGCCGTGCTGCTCATGGGGCATGGGACCCTGCACCCCGGCAACGTCTACTACGAAGGGCTGCATCACTGTATCCAGCTGCGCGACCCGGACGTGTTCGTTGGCGCGCTGGAAGCCGAGCCGGGTATAGAAAAAATACGCGACACCCTGCTGGAGCGCGGTGTGGAAAAGGCGTTTCTGCTTCCCTTCCTGTTCGGCGCGGGGCATCACGCATCCAAAGACATGGTGGGCAAGGCCGACCATTCATGGAAAAACGTGCTGGAGCGGGCCGGAATCGCCTGCGAGGCAGTGCTCAAGGGAGCCGGGGAATACGATGTTCTGGCAGATATCTGGCTGGCCCATCTGGACGAAGCCATGAAGCGACTGGACCGGCGTTAG
- a CDS encoding ABC transporter ATP-binding protein: MNGPAYTIRGLHFGHGQPLFDGLDLTIASKAFTAVVGPNGSGKSTLLDLMTGQRKPQSGSITLFGSPVSAMNPLEMAQRTALMPQFHNVSFPFSVRETVFMGRHPHIPRFMTPDWTDQALTDEAMQTMDVAQLAQRRITDLSGGERQRTMLARALAQDTPVLLLDEPTANQDIRHTLRTLQALRTLVRREDKTVVAVLHDLNHAAAFADNIVFLHNGCVHSSGPLAQTLTTQAVREVFGVDCRVYRDEFSGSLAVSFKQKATP; the protein is encoded by the coding sequence ATGAACGGTCCCGCCTATACCATCCGCGGTCTGCACTTCGGCCACGGGCAACCGCTCTTTGACGGGCTGGACCTGACCATTGCAAGCAAAGCGTTCACAGCCGTGGTCGGCCCCAACGGCAGCGGCAAATCCACCTTGCTGGACCTCATGACCGGACAGCGCAAGCCGCAATCCGGCTCCATAACCCTATTCGGTTCACCCGTGTCGGCCATGAACCCCCTTGAAATGGCGCAACGTACCGCGCTCATGCCGCAATTCCACAACGTTTCCTTTCCTTTCAGCGTACGCGAAACAGTATTCATGGGGCGACACCCGCACATTCCACGCTTTATGACCCCGGACTGGACCGATCAGGCACTGACCGACGAGGCCATGCAAACCATGGACGTCGCCCAACTCGCTCAGCGGCGCATCACGGACCTTTCGGGCGGCGAACGCCAGCGCACCATGCTGGCCCGCGCACTGGCACAGGACACGCCGGTCCTGCTGCTGGATGAACCCACGGCCAATCAGGACATCCGCCACACCCTGCGCACCTTGCAGGCCTTGCGCACATTGGTCCGCAGGGAAGACAAAACCGTGGTGGCCGTGCTGCACGACCTCAACCATGCGGCGGCCTTTGCCGACAACATCGTGTTTCTGCACAACGGATGCGTCCATTCGTCCGGGCCGCTGGCTCAAACCCTGACCACGCAGGCCGTGCGCGAAGTCTTCGGCGTGGACTGCCGGGTGTACCGGGACGAATTTTCCGGCTCGCTGGCCGTGTCCTTCAAACAAAAGGCTACGCCATGA
- a CDS encoding L-threonylcarbamoyladenylate synthase encodes MQNVLDCLSRGGVAVYPTETLYALGCAATDQDACARVVALKKRPQIKPLPLIIGWQGGLELVTDHVPFSLISLAEHFWPGPLSVLVRARESLAPQVSDKQGFTSVRLSPHPVAAALSRELGVPLVATSANISGHEATADPEALDPDLLAGVDASYLDAPLPLGGAPSTVIRPGNDNEIEVVRAGAVAVHMLEAEGFVITNR; translated from the coding sequence GTGCAGAACGTGCTTGATTGCCTGAGCCGCGGAGGGGTGGCCGTCTATCCGACCGAAACGTTGTACGCCCTGGGGTGTGCGGCCACGGATCAGGACGCCTGTGCGCGGGTGGTGGCCCTCAAGAAACGACCGCAAATCAAGCCGTTGCCGTTGATCATCGGATGGCAGGGCGGGCTTGAGCTGGTCACGGACCACGTCCCGTTTTCATTGATCTCACTTGCGGAGCACTTCTGGCCCGGCCCCCTGTCGGTTTTGGTGCGTGCCCGTGAATCCCTTGCCCCGCAGGTGTCCGACAAACAGGGATTCACTTCGGTGCGGCTCAGTCCGCATCCTGTTGCCGCGGCCCTGAGCCGCGAATTGGGCGTGCCCCTGGTGGCCACCAGCGCCAATATCAGCGGGCATGAAGCCACGGCCGATCCCGAAGCGCTTGATCCCGATCTTCTGGCCGGGGTGGACGCGAGCTACCTCGACGCTCCATTGCCGTTGGGCGGTGCCCCGTCCACGGTGATCCGGCCGGGAAACGACAACGAAATAGAGGTCGTTCGTGCAGGCGCCGTTGCCGTGCACATGCTCGAGGCCGAAGGATTCGTCATCACCAATCGATAA
- a CDS encoding histidine kinase gives MSEEDALVDEFFSEVNDKYYPQVLEGIDMLEGGDLGEGIEILSRPLHTIKGVTGFMSGFEYASGFTHKVEDFLKKVQAGSVEQSSENITLLSRAVNMIFQVVEQIRDEGVPDEEEPNEILGKIDEASGSGPQDEALAFDGVDTEEKQGVLVLRVKDARVHLAPQRDLLTSAIMQADPGSSILLDLSRVLTFNSAAWETIAAYSEAFKIAVFGMCPACKTTFYSWGMDDRVAVHPDEESYFTNAAPGTENN, from the coding sequence ATGAGTGAAGAAGATGCGTTGGTTGACGAATTCTTTTCGGAGGTCAACGACAAATACTACCCACAGGTGCTTGAAGGCATCGACATGCTCGAAGGCGGCGACCTCGGCGAAGGAATAGAAATTCTTTCGCGCCCGTTGCACACCATCAAGGGTGTCACCGGGTTCATGTCCGGGTTCGAATACGCATCGGGCTTCACGCACAAGGTGGAAGACTTTCTCAAGAAAGTTCAGGCTGGGAGCGTAGAGCAGTCGTCGGAGAACATCACCCTGCTCTCCCGCGCCGTGAACATGATCTTTCAGGTGGTGGAACAGATCCGCGACGAAGGCGTGCCCGATGAGGAAGAGCCCAACGAAATTCTCGGCAAGATAGACGAGGCTTCCGGGTCAGGGCCGCAGGACGAGGCTTTGGCCTTCGACGGTGTGGACACCGAAGAAAAACAGGGAGTGCTCGTGCTGCGCGTCAAAGACGCCCGGGTTCACCTTGCCCCGCAAAGGGATCTGCTTACTTCAGCCATCATGCAGGCGGACCCCGGAAGCAGCATCCTGCTGGACCTGAGCCGTGTGCTCACCTTCAACTCCGCGGCATGGGAAACCATAGCCGCATACTCGGAAGCTTTCAAAATCGCCGTCTTCGGCATGTGCCCGGCCTGCAAGACGACGTTTTACTCCTGGGGCATGGACGACAGGGTCGCCGTCCACCCCGATGAAGAATCCTATTTCACAAACGCGGCTCCCGGCACGGAGAACAACTGA
- the cobI gene encoding precorrin-2 C(20)-methyltransferase codes for MTKPGMLHGIGVGPGDPELLTFKAVRMIHNANVVFAAASTKNDYSTALNIARPHMREDVRVVQLGFPMTRDKAVLQSAWEANARIVARELHAGNDGVFLTLGDPLTYSTFGYLQNMLKRLEPDLRIGVVPGITSYQAAAARVGFVLAESEESLVLTSGVCKKERLKELLDKADNAVILKAYKNFAEIRDTLNELRLNDRTVLVSRLGMDNESILMDIKDAPERPHYFSLALVRKNTHE; via the coding sequence ATGACAAAGCCCGGCATGCTGCACGGCATCGGTGTCGGCCCCGGCGACCCGGAACTGCTGACCTTCAAGGCAGTCAGAATGATCCACAACGCGAATGTGGTATTTGCGGCCGCATCCACCAAGAACGATTATTCCACGGCCCTGAACATCGCCCGCCCCCACATGCGCGAAGACGTGCGCGTGGTGCAACTCGGCTTTCCCATGACGCGGGACAAGGCCGTACTGCAAAGCGCGTGGGAAGCCAACGCCCGCATCGTGGCCAGGGAGCTGCATGCAGGAAACGATGGGGTTTTCCTTACCCTGGGCGACCCGCTGACATACAGTACCTTCGGCTACCTGCAAAACATGCTCAAACGGCTGGAACCCGACCTGCGCATCGGCGTTGTTCCGGGCATCACCTCCTATCAGGCAGCAGCGGCGCGCGTGGGGTTCGTGCTGGCCGAGTCCGAGGAAAGCCTTGTGCTCACATCGGGCGTGTGCAAAAAGGAACGGCTCAAGGAACTACTGGACAAAGCGGACAATGCCGTTATCCTGAAGGCCTACAAGAACTTCGCTGAAATACGCGACACATTGAATGAATTGCGCCTGAACGACAGGACCGTGCTGGTTTCACGCCTGGGCATGGACAACGAATCCATACTCATGGACATCAAGGACGCCCCGGAACGGCCGCACTATTTCAGTCTGGCGCTGGTACGCAAAAATACGCATGAATAA
- a CDS encoding FecCD family ABC transporter permease, with amino-acid sequence MTAPCIAAGKPVFWVAVLSGTLLCLMVAATGMGFIPVEPATVLSVLAERVWGAEPFSNPMISEVIFNVRLPRIITAAAAGFGLAVAGTAFQGVLLNPLAEPFTLGVSSGAAFGASLALLLGLDFAGVWSVGACAFIGAATTLLGVMAIAGSTHRLSPTNLILSGVIVSAMLSAGISFMKYMADERVSVIIYWLMGSFAAKTWAEALLAVIVAGVGLAACLFLARDMNIMSMGDTTARSLGVNTEMTRAALLGIATFMAAACVAVSGIIGFVGLIVPHLMRLACGPDNRLLLPASGLGGAILLLGADTLTRAVLPHEVPVGVLTALIGGPVFCFIFSRKLARR; translated from the coding sequence ATGACCGCTCCCTGCATCGCCGCCGGAAAACCCGTATTCTGGGTCGCCGTCCTCTCGGGTACACTGCTGTGCCTGATGGTGGCGGCCACGGGCATGGGCTTCATCCCCGTTGAACCGGCCACGGTTCTTTCGGTGCTGGCGGAACGCGTGTGGGGAGCGGAACCCTTTTCCAACCCCATGATTTCGGAAGTGATCTTCAATGTGCGGCTGCCGCGCATCATCACGGCGGCAGCCGCGGGCTTCGGCCTTGCCGTTGCAGGAACAGCGTTTCAGGGCGTGCTGCTCAATCCGCTGGCCGAACCGTTCACGTTGGGCGTTTCCTCGGGAGCCGCGTTCGGCGCGTCGCTGGCCCTGCTGCTGGGGCTGGATTTCGCGGGAGTATGGTCCGTGGGCGCATGCGCCTTCATCGGTGCCGCCACCACCCTGCTGGGGGTCATGGCCATTGCCGGCAGCACCCACAGGCTTTCACCCACCAACCTGATTCTTTCCGGCGTCATTGTCTCGGCCATGCTCTCGGCGGGCATCAGCTTCATGAAGTACATGGCCGACGAGCGGGTTTCCGTGATCATATACTGGCTCATGGGCAGTTTTGCGGCCAAAACATGGGCCGAGGCGCTGCTGGCCGTGATCGTGGCCGGGGTCGGACTTGCGGCCTGCCTTTTCCTGGCCCGGGACATGAACATCATGTCCATGGGCGACACCACGGCCCGCTCGCTGGGCGTGAATACGGAAATGACGCGTGCCGCGCTGCTGGGCATCGCCACGTTCATGGCCGCGGCCTGTGTGGCCGTATCCGGCATCATCGGCTTCGTGGGCCTGATCGTGCCGCACCTCATGCGCCTTGCCTGCGGCCCGGACAACCGACTGCTGCTCCCGGCCTCAGGGCTGGGCGGGGCCATACTGCTGCTGGGTGCGGACACGCTGACCCGCGCCGTGCTCCCCCATGAAGTTCCGGTGGGCGTGCTCACAGCCCTCATCGGCGGCCCGGTGTTCTGTTTCATATTCAGCCGCAAACTGGCCCGGAGATAA
- a CDS encoding sirohydrochlorin cobaltochelatase — MHNSCKRLLVTLMALSLLLAATAANAGHGNEKGSGKKAIVLTAFGTSYPEAITSILAIQKAVQKAFPNVPVKLAFTSNIIRKIWIERSQDKAWQKTNPGIPAEVLHVRTPLATIADLQNMGYRDITVQSLHVFAGEEFHDTVTLLAGLRSIHALKPRHTPFARLALGRPALGMPGEGHPYKTDLAVAAKALKTDVEQARKMDAALIYMGHGNDFFSTGIYAEFQSVLQQEYGWPVIIGCVEGFPGFDEALAALKATGKKSVLMKPLMIVAGDHASNDMAGAEDDSWKVMLTKEGFDVHTELRGLGVVPEWAQLYVEHLKDAMAR, encoded by the coding sequence ATGCACAACTCATGCAAACGGCTTCTGGTCACACTGATGGCTCTGAGCCTGCTGCTGGCGGCTACTGCGGCAAACGCAGGCCACGGCAACGAAAAAGGCTCTGGCAAAAAAGCCATTGTTCTTACGGCATTCGGAACTTCCTACCCCGAAGCCATCACTTCCATTCTGGCCATTCAGAAAGCCGTGCAAAAGGCTTTTCCCAACGTGCCGGTCAAGCTGGCCTTCACCTCCAACATCATCCGCAAAATCTGGATCGAACGCAGCCAGGACAAGGCGTGGCAAAAGACCAACCCCGGCATTCCGGCCGAGGTGCTGCACGTGAGGACCCCGCTGGCCACCATTGCGGACCTGCAGAACATGGGCTACCGCGACATAACGGTCCAGTCCCTGCACGTTTTTGCGGGCGAGGAATTCCACGACACCGTGACCCTGCTGGCTGGCCTGCGCTCCATTCATGCGCTCAAGCCCCGACACACCCCGTTTGCCCGGCTGGCACTGGGCAGACCGGCACTGGGCATGCCTGGTGAAGGCCACCCCTACAAAACCGACCTGGCCGTGGCCGCCAAAGCCCTGAAAACCGACGTGGAACAGGCCAGAAAAATGGATGCCGCACTGATCTACATGGGCCACGGCAACGACTTCTTCTCCACGGGCATTTATGCCGAGTTCCAGTCTGTCCTGCAGCAGGAATACGGCTGGCCCGTGATCATCGGCTGCGTGGAAGGATTCCCCGGATTCGACGAGGCTCTGGCCGCACTCAAGGCTACGGGCAAGAAAAGCGTGCTCATGAAACCGCTGATGATCGTGGCCGGCGACCATGCCAGCAACGACATGGCCGGAGCCGAGGACGACTCCTGGAAGGTCATGCTGACCAAGGAAGGCTTCGACGTGCACACCGAGCTGCGCGGACTGGGTGTTGTTCCCGAATGGGCGCAACTCTATGTGGAGCACCTCAAGGACGCCATGGCCCGATAG
- a CDS encoding chemotaxis protein CheA translates to MREAILECIEALENEVLALEAAGGGNVDEVLASLGLSRMKIQSAQIIAILDMLNDGITPVSTEIITSMLNVVDAQKQFLHSLAGILDQGPAVLDSEAVAEQSRQAETAEQESEEAIAAAMGGEAATTGEAEQTDPPAEQAAKPAVKSKDAPQEKGLAAQAISSIRVSTDRLDRVIELVGKLMVTYAVIAQGGLGIDSKVMASLRELDNVISKLQFEVDAIRLVPLKQIFMPMHRLVKSLSQKIGKKLDFEMSGESLALDKTIVESLNEPLVHLLRNAVDHGLETTEGRIEAGKPETGSVKLSAWRKGEFAYIEVRDDGRGLDPERIKAKALEKGLADPDTEYTEDEILQFVLMSGFSTAEKITDVSGRGVGMDAVVNAIRVSLDGDITIESTLGKGAAFIISIPLDRSANEGIVEALVCRVGGETFIIPSRDVVEIYVPNTNEVVELPDGRETVDVRGEVHSLLRLGDHLGIVPEIQDVDKSQTVVVRTGDYKAAIMVDDVIRQQQVVITRFTVPVEEVFDVPLLGYGMMGESDALVVDTEELLQKMDERSS, encoded by the coding sequence ATGCGCGAAGCCATCCTTGAGTGTATAGAAGCGCTGGAGAACGAAGTTCTGGCATTGGAAGCGGCCGGGGGCGGCAACGTCGACGAGGTGCTGGCCTCGCTCGGACTCTCGCGGATGAAAATCCAGTCCGCACAAATCATCGCCATATTGGACATGCTCAACGACGGCATCACGCCCGTAAGCACGGAAATCATAACGTCCATGCTGAACGTCGTGGATGCACAAAAGCAATTCCTGCACTCCCTGGCAGGCATACTGGATCAGGGACCGGCGGTCTTGGATTCCGAAGCTGTAGCCGAACAATCCAGACAGGCGGAAACAGCCGAACAGGAATCCGAGGAAGCCATTGCCGCGGCCATGGGCGGCGAAGCTGCCACCACGGGCGAAGCGGAGCAAACCGATCCCCCTGCCGAACAGGCAGCCAAACCCGCCGTCAAATCCAAGGACGCGCCACAGGAGAAAGGCCTCGCGGCACAGGCCATTTCCTCCATTCGTGTGAGCACGGACCGGCTGGACCGGGTCATCGAACTGGTGGGCAAGCTCATGGTCACCTATGCGGTCATCGCCCAAGGCGGTCTGGGCATCGACTCCAAGGTCATGGCCAGCCTCCGGGAACTGGACAACGTCATCAGCAAGCTCCAGTTCGAGGTGGACGCCATCAGGCTCGTTCCGCTCAAACAAATTTTCATGCCCATGCATCGATTGGTGAAAAGCCTGAGCCAGAAAATCGGCAAAAAGCTTGATTTCGAAATGTCCGGTGAAAGTCTGGCCCTGGACAAAACCATCGTGGAATCCCTGAACGAACCGCTGGTGCATCTGTTGCGCAACGCAGTGGACCATGGTCTTGAAACCACCGAAGGCCGTATCGAGGCAGGAAAGCCCGAAACCGGCAGCGTAAAACTCTCGGCATGGCGCAAGGGCGAATTCGCATACATCGAAGTGCGTGATGACGGACGAGGCCTTGATCCGGAAAGAATAAAGGCCAAGGCGCTGGAAAAAGGCCTTGCCGACCCGGATACCGAATACACCGAAGATGAAATTCTCCAATTCGTGCTCATGTCCGGGTTCAGCACTGCGGAAAAGATCACGGACGTGTCCGGCCGCGGCGTGGGCATGGACGCGGTGGTCAACGCCATCCGCGTATCCCTTGACGGCGACATCACCATCGAAAGCACGCTGGGCAAGGGCGCGGCGTTCATCATCAGCATTCCGCTCGACCGCTCGGCCAATGAAGGCATCGTGGAAGCGCTGGTATGCAGGGTCGGTGGAGAAACCTTCATCATACCCAGCCGCGACGTGGTGGAAATCTACGTGCCCAACACCAACGAAGTGGTTGAGCTTCCCGACGGACGCGAAACCGTGGACGTGCGCGGGGAAGTGCACTCCCTGCTGCGCCTCGGCGACCATCTGGGCATCGTTCCCGAGATTCAGGACGTGGACAAATCCCAGACCGTGGTGGTCCGCACCGGCGACTACAAGGCCGCCATCATGGTAGACGACGTGATCCGCCAGCAACAGGTGGTCATCACCCGCTTCACCGTGCCCGTGGAAGAAGTCTTCGACGTACCCCTGCTCGGCTACGGCATGATGGGCGAATCCGACGCCCTGGTGGTGGATACCGAAGAATTGCTGCAAAAGATGGATGAACGTTCCTCGTAA